One region of Bacterioplanoides sp. SCSIO 12839 genomic DNA includes:
- the lysS gene encoding lysine--tRNA ligase, with the protein MTDQNTPAPEVQNAEENKLIAERRQKLEQMRDGCNANGHRNDFKRENLAGDLKAEHGEKSKEELAEAGIKVSVAGRVMGKRGPFVGFQDSTSRLQVYMGKQLQKESDAWQKLDIGDIIGASGTLQLSGKGELYVEVDSVEGFTILTKSLRPLPDKFHGLADQEMKYRQRYVDLIINEDTRNTFMIRSKIIETMRFYLSQRGYIEAETPMLQTIPGGATAKPFETHHNALGIDMFLRIAPELYLKRLVVGGFDKVFEINRNFRNEGLSTRHNPEFTMIEFYQAYATYHDLMDLTEDMLRTIAETVLGNTIIQYGESEYDFAQPFQRMSMVEAVMKYNPEFDVNVFNNPEENFEQLKAYAKQVGVPDSPKQAAWGPGKYICEIFEETAEEKLDQPTFITEYPWEVSPLARRNDDNPFVTDRFEFFVGGRELANGFSELNDAEDQAARFRKQVEEKDAGDDEAMHFDDDYIRALEYGMPPTAGQGIGIDRLVMLFTNSHTIKDVILFPHMKPQGDA; encoded by the coding sequence ATGACAGATCAAAACACTCCTGCTCCTGAAGTTCAAAACGCAGAAGAAAATAAGTTAATTGCCGAGCGTCGTCAGAAGCTTGAGCAAATGCGTGACGGTTGTAACGCTAATGGTCATCGCAACGATTTTAAACGTGAAAACCTGGCGGGTGATTTAAAAGCTGAACACGGTGAAAAATCGAAAGAAGAATTAGCCGAAGCGGGCATTAAAGTTTCTGTTGCTGGCCGTGTGATGGGCAAGCGTGGCCCGTTCGTCGGTTTCCAGGACAGCACCTCGCGTTTGCAGGTTTACATGGGTAAACAACTGCAGAAAGAAAGCGATGCCTGGCAGAAGCTGGATATCGGCGACATTATTGGTGCATCCGGTACGCTGCAATTATCCGGTAAAGGTGAGCTGTACGTTGAAGTCGACAGCGTTGAAGGTTTCACCATTCTGACCAAATCCCTGCGTCCACTGCCGGATAAATTCCACGGCTTAGCCGACCAGGAAATGAAATACCGTCAGCGTTACGTGGATCTGATCATTAACGAAGATACCCGTAACACCTTTATGATCCGCTCCAAGATCATTGAAACCATGCGTTTTTATCTGTCTCAGCGTGGTTATATTGAAGCGGAAACCCCTATGCTGCAAACCATCCCGGGTGGTGCAACGGCAAAACCATTTGAAACACACCATAATGCGCTGGGCATTGATATGTTCCTGCGTATTGCGCCAGAGCTGTATCTGAAGCGTCTGGTTGTGGGTGGTTTCGATAAAGTGTTCGAAATTAACCGTAACTTCCGTAACGAAGGTCTGAGCACGCGTCATAACCCAGAATTCACCATGATTGAATTCTATCAGGCGTATGCAACTTACCACGACCTGATGGATCTGACCGAAGATATGCTGCGTACCATCGCAGAAACGGTTCTGGGCAACACCATCATTCAATACGGTGAATCTGAGTACGACTTTGCTCAGCCATTCCAGCGTATGTCCATGGTTGAAGCGGTGATGAAGTACAACCCGGAATTCGATGTTAACGTCTTTAATAATCCGGAAGAAAACTTCGAGCAGTTAAAAGCGTACGCCAAGCAAGTGGGTGTGCCGGATTCTCCTAAGCAGGCAGCCTGGGGGCCGGGTAAATACATTTGCGAAATCTTCGAAGAAACCGCCGAAGAAAAACTGGATCAGCCAACTTTCATTACCGAGTACCCATGGGAAGTATCGCCACTGGCGCGTCGTAACGATGACAACCCATTTGTGACTGACCGTTTTGAATTCTTCGTGGGTGGCCGTGAATTGGCAAACGGCTTCTCGGAATTAAATGACGCTGAAGATCAAGCAGCACGCTTCCGTAAGCAAGTGGAAGAAAAAGACGCGGGCGACGACGAAGCCATGCACTTCGACGACGACTATATTCGTGCACTGGAGTACGGTATGCCGCCAACAGCGGGGCAGGGTATTGGTATCGACCGTCTGGTGATGTTGTTCACCAACAGCCACACCATTAAAGATGTGATTCTGTTCCCGCATATGAAGCCGCAGGGCGATGCTTAA
- a CDS encoding PAS domain-containing sensor histidine kinase, whose amino-acid sequence MANAALRQDSDIFIPAESLAAGNDTQLGRAELKQAFTLFNQMSQQLSDSYSFLEDKVEQLSGELASVSAQRMQELAEKEQLADRLESLLQMMPAGVLVLDENGFVSQANPTADDLLLKASGAPSLIGQRWVQLIHRCFKPQNDDGHEISLVDGRKVNLRTAAMANNYGQLILLTDMTETRALQSQLSQHERLSAMGKMVASLAHQIRTPLAAATLYAGHLATDDIQPDTRIRFAGKLQERLHHLENQVRDMLIFARGEAPLNDEVGISELVGGLQGAMEVALQQFQARCEIDNQVGDLQLVCNKDALISSLMNLINNALESGEYPIEILIRLSVEKQQLKIQVMDNGPGLSPSQKQHMMEPFYTTKSNGTGLGLAVVQAVVRAHRGEFTLADSDLGGLSAELCLPLIRKPSFQS is encoded by the coding sequence ATGGCCAATGCTGCATTACGCCAGGACAGTGACATTTTTATTCCTGCTGAATCGTTGGCGGCAGGTAATGATACCCAGCTGGGTCGCGCTGAATTAAAGCAGGCGTTTACCTTGTTCAATCAAATGTCACAACAACTGTCTGACTCCTATAGTTTTCTGGAAGACAAGGTTGAACAGCTCAGTGGTGAACTTGCCAGTGTCTCGGCACAACGGATGCAGGAGCTGGCAGAAAAAGAACAGCTGGCCGACCGCCTGGAAAGTCTTTTACAGATGATGCCTGCGGGTGTTCTGGTACTCGATGAAAATGGTTTTGTTAGCCAGGCCAACCCCACGGCAGATGATTTATTATTAAAAGCCAGTGGCGCGCCTTCGTTGATTGGACAGCGCTGGGTGCAATTAATTCATCGCTGCTTCAAACCACAAAACGACGACGGCCATGAAATTTCATTAGTGGATGGCCGTAAAGTCAATTTGCGTACCGCTGCCATGGCGAATAATTATGGTCAGTTAATTCTCTTAACCGACATGACCGAAACCCGCGCATTGCAATCTCAGCTCAGCCAACACGAGCGTTTATCCGCGATGGGAAAAATGGTGGCGTCACTGGCTCATCAGATTCGTACGCCGTTAGCCGCCGCAACCTTATATGCCGGGCATTTAGCCACGGATGATATTCAGCCAGATACCCGAATCCGGTTTGCCGGAAAATTACAGGAACGTTTGCATCATCTGGAAAACCAGGTGCGTGACATGCTGATTTTTGCCCGTGGCGAAGCCCCTCTTAATGATGAAGTCGGTATTTCTGAGTTGGTTGGTGGCCTGCAGGGTGCGATGGAAGTCGCGTTGCAACAATTTCAGGCGCGTTGCGAGATTGATAATCAGGTAGGTGATTTACAACTGGTTTGTAATAAAGATGCGTTGATCAGCAGTCTGATGAATCTGATTAATAACGCACTGGAATCCGGTGAATATCCAATCGAAATTCTTATCCGCCTGTCGGTTGAAAAACAACAATTAAAAATTCAGGTGATGGACAACGGTCCCGGCCTGAGTCCGTCACAAAAACAACACATGATGGAGCCTTTTTACACCACCAAAAGCAATGGCACCGGTCTTGGGCTGGCGGTTGTTCAAGCGGTTGTACGGGCACATCGTGGTGAATTTACCTTGGCTGATAGTGATTTAGGTGGTTTGTCGGCTGAGTTATGTTTGCCGTTAATCCGCAAGCCATCGTTCCAGAGCTAA
- the fliE gene encoding flagellar hook-basal body complex protein FliE, with product MVNNRVDVNAVLMQMRQVKDQIRSNHENQNAGQVDQLRPQAITNPQGAEKPVGDPTAPNFQDMFKNAIDTVNANQKTSGDLQKRFEQGDPSVDLPEVMIAMQKSSVSFQAMTQVRNKLVEAYKDVMNMPV from the coding sequence ATGGTAAATAATCGCGTTGATGTGAATGCTGTATTAATGCAAATGCGCCAGGTGAAAGACCAGATTCGCAGTAACCATGAAAACCAGAATGCCGGCCAGGTTGATCAGCTGCGTCCGCAGGCGATCACGAACCCTCAGGGCGCTGAAAAGCCGGTCGGTGATCCGACAGCACCCAACTTTCAGGATATGTTTAAAAACGCCATTGATACCGTTAATGCCAATCAGAAGACCTCGGGTGATTTGCAGAAGCGTTTTGAGCAGGGCGACCCCAGCGTTGACTTGCCGGAAGTGATGATTGCCATGCAAAAATCATCGGTATCGTTTCAGGCAATGACCCAGGTACGTAATAAGCTGGTTGAAGCTTATAAAGACGTGATGAACATGCCGGTGTAA
- a CDS encoding GMC family oxidoreductase — protein MSYDYLIVGAGSAGSTLARRLSEDPNNKVCLLEAGPADNSLMVKIPVGVIAMMHSKKRNWQYWTEPQEQLDNREIFCPRGKTFGGSSSINAMIYTRGHRWDYDHWAELGNNGWSYDDVLPIFKRSENQERGADDYHGVGGGLNVADLRYRHPVSETFVEAGQQAGFALNNDFNGEEQEGVGFYQVTQKNGERWSAARGQLHPVLDRSNLTVISGALANRVLFDGKRASGVEYTQNGESETKRIDATRVILSGGAINSPQLLLLSGVGPKAELDRHGISQVAELPGVGENLQDHLDVIAVTKSTKRNALSFAPSYYIPTGVKAVANYALNREGPLTSNAAESGGFIKSDEQQDIPDLQIHMTAAPLDNHALDLRFTLQWAYSCHICDLRPKSRGTVRLKSRNPAEAPAIDPRYLSDPADVETLLKGIKHVRNIMAQPAFDHCRGDEIFPGSDVQTDEELVEFIRKKADTIYHPVGTCKMGDDDMAVVDTELKVHGLENLWVVDASIMPTLVGGNTNAPTVMIAHKAADIMLGENLD, from the coding sequence ATGAGTTACGACTATTTGATTGTGGGTGCCGGCTCCGCAGGCTCTACCCTGGCACGACGTTTATCTGAAGACCCAAACAACAAGGTCTGCTTGCTGGAAGCAGGCCCGGCTGATAACAGCCTGATGGTAAAAATTCCGGTAGGGGTTATTGCCATGATGCACAGTAAAAAGCGCAACTGGCAGTACTGGACCGAGCCTCAGGAGCAATTGGATAACCGCGAAATTTTTTGTCCGCGAGGTAAAACCTTCGGTGGCTCATCGTCCATCAATGCCATGATCTATACCCGCGGCCATCGTTGGGACTACGATCACTGGGCTGAACTGGGCAACAATGGCTGGAGTTATGACGACGTTCTGCCCATTTTCAAACGCAGTGAAAATCAGGAACGGGGTGCCGACGATTATCATGGCGTTGGTGGTGGCTTAAACGTTGCCGATCTGCGTTATCGCCACCCGGTGAGCGAAACCTTTGTTGAAGCCGGGCAGCAGGCTGGTTTTGCGCTGAATAATGACTTTAATGGCGAAGAACAAGAAGGTGTTGGTTTTTATCAGGTCACACAAAAGAATGGTGAACGCTGGTCAGCCGCTCGTGGGCAATTGCACCCAGTGCTTGATCGCTCCAATCTGACGGTTATCTCAGGCGCACTGGCTAATCGTGTGCTGTTTGATGGTAAACGTGCCAGTGGCGTTGAGTACACACAAAACGGTGAAAGCGAGACTAAGCGCATTGATGCCACTCGAGTGATTTTATCCGGTGGCGCGATTAACTCTCCACAGTTATTACTGTTGTCTGGAGTTGGCCCAAAAGCCGAGCTGGATCGCCATGGCATTTCTCAGGTAGCTGAACTGCCCGGCGTGGGTGAAAACCTGCAAGATCACCTGGATGTGATTGCGGTTACCAAGTCGACAAAGCGCAATGCCTTAAGCTTTGCCCCAAGCTATTACATCCCGACTGGCGTGAAAGCCGTTGCCAATTACGCTCTGAATCGTGAAGGCCCACTGACGTCCAATGCAGCGGAATCCGGCGGTTTTATCAAAAGTGACGAACAACAGGACATTCCGGATTTACAAATCCACATGACCGCAGCACCGCTGGACAACCATGCACTGGATCTGCGTTTTACACTGCAATGGGCTTACTCTTGCCATATCTGTGATCTGCGTCCCAAAAGCCGCGGCACGGTACGCTTAAAGAGTCGTAACCCGGCAGAGGCTCCGGCGATTGATCCGCGTTATTTATCCGATCCGGCCGATGTTGAAACTCTGCTGAAAGGGATCAAGCATGTGCGCAACATTATGGCTCAACCCGCATTTGATCACTGTCGTGGCGACGAAATTTTCCCGGGGAGTGATGTTCAAACCGATGAAGAATTAGTTGAGTTTATCCGTAAAAAAGCAGACACCATTTATCACCCGGTGGGCACCTGTAAAATGGGTGATGATGACATGGCGGTTGTGGATACTGAGCTGAAAGTTCATGGACTTGAGAATTTATGGGTTGTTGATGCTTCCATTATGCCGACTCTGGTTGGCGGCAATACTAATGCCCCGACGGTAATGATTGCCCATAAAGCAGCGGATATCATGCTGGGTGAAAACCTGGATTAA
- a CDS encoding sigma-54 dependent transcriptional regulator: MRILVVEDDPRLREAIVDTLMLKGHEVFEAPNGIEGMAIVRSHALDLVLSDINMPGMDGLELLDNVKQAHPWLPMVLMTAYGDVGQAVKAMQRGANDYLMKPFELAELDALLKPFNTQGELADESEPVCEALASQQLFQLAQRVAQTDSTVLISGESGTGKEVLARYIHQNSDRKKQPFIAINCAAIPENMLEAMLFGYEKGAFTGAYNAMPGKFEQAEGGTLLLDEITEMDLGLQAKLLRVLQERQVERLGGKKTIDLDVRIVATTNRELADYVAEGKFREDLYYRLSVFPLQWLPLRDRQDDILPLAKRLLAHHAQKMKRPVPQLMAEAEQKLMTHSWPGNVRELDNTMQRALIIQAGPQLFANDFILTPVPKNRQVEAAVPAPVAETAAVDEGELGNDLKNREVELIVRALKEEPSRKDAADRLGISPRTLRYKVAKLRDEGIDVESMLAAC; the protein is encoded by the coding sequence ATGCGTATTTTAGTGGTCGAAGATGATCCGCGTTTGCGTGAAGCCATCGTTGATACCCTGATGCTGAAAGGGCATGAGGTGTTTGAAGCACCCAATGGTATTGAAGGTATGGCGATTGTTCGTTCTCATGCGTTAGATTTGGTGTTATCTGATATTAATATGCCGGGCATGGATGGTCTGGAGTTATTGGATAACGTTAAACAAGCACATCCCTGGTTGCCCATGGTATTGATGACGGCTTATGGCGATGTTGGCCAGGCGGTTAAAGCGATGCAACGTGGCGCCAATGATTACCTGATGAAACCCTTTGAGCTGGCGGAATTAGATGCGCTGTTAAAACCTTTTAATACCCAGGGCGAACTGGCTGATGAATCGGAACCTGTGTGTGAAGCGTTAGCGTCGCAGCAGTTATTTCAGTTAGCGCAACGGGTTGCACAAACCGATTCAACGGTATTAATCAGTGGTGAAAGTGGTACGGGTAAAGAAGTCCTTGCGCGTTATATTCACCAGAATTCGGATCGTAAAAAACAGCCGTTTATTGCCATTAACTGTGCAGCGATTCCGGAGAATATGCTGGAAGCGATGTTGTTTGGTTATGAAAAGGGCGCCTTTACCGGCGCGTATAACGCGATGCCGGGTAAATTCGAGCAGGCCGAAGGTGGTACGTTATTGCTTGATGAAATCACCGAAATGGATCTGGGTCTGCAGGCAAAACTATTGCGTGTTCTACAAGAGCGACAAGTAGAACGTTTAGGTGGTAAAAAAACCATTGATCTGGATGTACGCATTGTTGCTACCACCAACCGCGAGTTAGCTGACTATGTCGCTGAAGGGAAATTCCGCGAAGATTTATATTATCGCCTGAGTGTATTCCCGCTGCAGTGGTTACCGCTGCGTGATCGCCAGGATGATATCTTGCCATTGGCCAAACGCCTGCTGGCGCATCATGCTCAAAAAATGAAACGCCCGGTGCCACAATTGATGGCGGAGGCTGAGCAGAAATTAATGACCCATAGCTGGCCTGGCAACGTGCGTGAGTTGGATAACACCATGCAACGGGCGTTGATTATTCAGGCAGGGCCACAGTTATTTGCCAATGATTTTATTCTGACACCGGTTCCGAAAAACCGTCAGGTTGAGGCCGCTGTACCTGCACCGGTTGCCGAAACAGCAGCGGTGGATGAAGGCGAACTTGGAAACGATTTAAAAAATCGAGAAGTGGAACTGATTGTCCGTGCTTTAAAAGAAGAGCCCAGCCGTAAAGATGCAGCAGACCGTTTGGGGATCAGCCCAAGAACCTTGCGTTATAAAGTGGCAAAGTTACGGGACGAAGGAATTGATGTCGAAAGCATGCTTGCAGCGTGTTAA
- a CDS encoding sigma-54 dependent transcriptional regulator → MWREIKVLLIDDDEQRRHDLKVILDFLGEEAIVAGPDEWRRVVESQIEDSTEISAVLLGDSHSIPSADIIEALLTWDKGVPILSIGNAVQPEMLPEGIRRALLAAVEMPPSYNKLLDSLHRCQVYREQYTHNRSRGERREVQLFRSLVGTSRQIQNVRELIMQVADKDVSVMIQGESGTGKEVVARNLHYHSHRRNKPFVPVNCGAIPAELLESELFGHEKGAFTGAINSRPGRFEMAEGGTLFLDEIGDMPLNMQVKILRVLQEHTFERVGSNKTLNANVRIIAATHKNLEKMIEEGTFREDLYYRLNVFPIDMPSLRERVEDLPLLLNELVSRLENEKRGSIRFNSAAIMSLCRHDWHGNVRELANLVERLAILHPYGVVGVNELPKKFRHVDDTDENFSVPVVADVTQNEAGLAGIDSPALLPVNGLDLREYLSDLECSLIQQALDDANGVVARAAEKLNIRRTTLVEKMRKYNISRKDKESV, encoded by the coding sequence ATGTGGAGAGAAATTAAGGTTCTGCTGATCGATGATGATGAGCAGAGACGTCATGACCTGAAGGTGATTCTGGACTTCTTAGGGGAAGAAGCCATTGTTGCTGGTCCTGATGAATGGCGACGAGTAGTAGAGAGCCAGATTGAAGACAGCACTGAAATCAGTGCAGTGCTGCTAGGGGATAGTCATTCCATTCCTTCGGCCGATATTATCGAAGCGTTATTAACCTGGGATAAAGGTGTACCTATCTTATCGATAGGCAATGCAGTGCAACCGGAGATGTTGCCGGAAGGTATTCGTCGCGCTTTGTTAGCCGCTGTTGAGATGCCTCCGAGTTACAACAAACTGCTGGATAGTTTGCATCGTTGTCAGGTCTATCGTGAGCAATATACCCACAACCGCAGTCGTGGTGAGCGTCGCGAAGTACAGCTGTTCCGTAGCCTGGTGGGCACCAGTCGCCAGATTCAGAACGTACGCGAGCTGATCATGCAGGTTGCCGATAAAGACGTCAGCGTGATGATTCAGGGTGAATCCGGTACTGGTAAAGAGGTGGTTGCCCGTAACCTGCATTACCATTCCCATCGTCGAAATAAACCTTTTGTTCCGGTTAACTGCGGCGCCATTCCCGCTGAACTGCTTGAAAGTGAGTTGTTTGGTCATGAGAAAGGTGCGTTTACCGGAGCGATCAACAGCCGTCCGGGCCGTTTTGAAATGGCTGAAGGTGGTACGCTGTTCCTGGATGAAATTGGTGATATGCCATTAAACATGCAGGTGAAAATTCTGCGTGTATTACAAGAGCATACTTTTGAACGCGTTGGCAGCAACAAAACGTTGAATGCCAATGTCCGGATTATTGCGGCAACGCATAAAAATCTGGAAAAGATGATCGAAGAAGGCACCTTCCGCGAAGATTTGTATTACCGCCTGAATGTTTTCCCGATTGATATGCCGTCTCTGCGTGAGCGGGTGGAAGATTTACCACTGTTGCTGAATGAGCTGGTGTCACGTCTGGAAAACGAGAAGCGTGGTTCGATTCGTTTTAACTCCGCCGCCATTATGTCACTGTGCCGTCACGACTGGCATGGCAACGTTCGTGAGCTGGCTAATCTGGTTGAGCGCCTGGCCATTCTGCATCCTTACGGTGTGGTGGGGGTCAACGAGCTGCCGAAGAAATTCCGTCATGTGGATGATACAGACGAAAACTTCTCTGTGCCGGTGGTTGCGGATGTCACTCAGAATGAAGCAGGCCTGGCCGGTATTGATTCACCAGCATTACTCCCGGTAAATGGTCTGGATCTGCGCGAATATTTGTCGGACCTCGAATGTTCTTTGATTCAACAGGCGCTGGATGACGCCAATGGTGTGGTGGCACGTGCGGCTGAAAAACTGAATATCCGCCGTACCACGCTGGTGGAGAAGATGCGGAAGTACAATATTTCCAGAAAGGACAAAGAAAGCGTGTAA
- the ung gene encoding uracil-DNA glycosylase — protein sequence MGKPGELHPSWQQVLGHELQQPYMQNLREFLRVEKQAGKEIYPPGPLIFNAFNHTPFDQVRVVIIGQDPYHGPGQAMGLSFSVPDGVKVPPSLVNIYKELNADLGIQMSGTGDLTPWADQGVLLLNATLTVEATKAGSHQKKGWEEFTDAAIKTLNEQHNGLVFVLWGSYAQKKGAVIDQSKHLVLKSVHPSPLSAHRGFFGQRQFSTINQYLMNQGQAPINWQL from the coding sequence ATGGGCAAACCAGGCGAACTTCACCCTTCCTGGCAGCAGGTATTGGGCCACGAGCTACAGCAACCGTACATGCAGAACCTGCGTGAGTTTCTGCGTGTTGAGAAACAAGCGGGCAAAGAAATCTACCCTCCCGGCCCGTTAATCTTTAATGCTTTTAACCATACGCCGTTCGATCAGGTGCGGGTGGTGATTATTGGTCAAGACCCTTATCACGGCCCAGGTCAGGCGATGGGCTTAAGCTTCTCTGTGCCAGATGGTGTGAAGGTGCCGCCGTCGTTGGTGAATATCTACAAAGAGTTAAACGCTGATCTGGGCATTCAGATGTCGGGTACGGGTGACTTAACACCTTGGGCCGATCAGGGTGTTTTACTACTGAATGCAACATTAACGGTTGAAGCAACCAAGGCCGGTTCTCACCAAAAGAAAGGCTGGGAAGAATTTACCGATGCTGCGATCAAAACATTAAACGAGCAGCACAATGGGTTAGTGTTTGTGTTGTGGGGCAGTTATGCGCAGAAGAAAGGGGCGGTGATTGATCAGAGTAAGCATTTGGTGCTGAAGTCTGTGCATCCGTCACCGTTGTCTGCTCATCGTGGTTTTTTTGGCCAGCGTCAGTTTTCGACCATTAATCAGTATTTAATGAATCAGGGGCAAGCTCCGATTAATTGGCAACTATAA
- a CDS encoding class I SAM-dependent methyltransferase: MATAQLNLQNIQHDAGKHQHLYDLANRFYRDASEQGNHLLLDDATQLAELAWQQKPEYLPGINLLARIALQQDKLNKAWEWIGLGLSKKPDSVTLLYSGGLTALAEHDLDKAEEYFAAAYRISRVATKSANYLAHIALLKKDYLLAFQYYRELIKTQADDQQVKAGLFSAAEQLSADFYSDELEQDLLRYFEFTDVDHSQLRSLTTSLLKHKLHLSETGCPLELENLATDPLLLTALEKFYFCDPLLEKLLITLRQSIFISSSAKLSIESQLIPLASALAWQTYLNESVWYQTEQEQKLLRQLETLLSRMIIMPDLSNHDLYPVLLLVLMYQPLQQCSFAHQLNHEALAWPITLGPLIEQAMVAVNTQEQHRQQLTRFGNSNNVVSAKVAQQYDLNPYPRWVDIGYSQPSDYCQALTQIFPEKFKTLSLPSPTQVLVAGCGTGRHALRLARYFYNMQVTAVDLSEQALAYASSKAQQYQINNIEFLQGDLLLSERLGQQFDVIECSGVLHHMENPAAGLAAVNKQLKPGGLLKIALYSRAARRCIEELREQLADHLPETAHDMRLVREALLNGSLGNEWNTVISSPDFYSLSACRDLLFHQQEHTYDCEELQQLINNEGLEFIGMIPQGESEKLAQ; this comes from the coding sequence ATGGCAACAGCACAGCTCAACCTACAGAACATTCAGCACGATGCGGGTAAACACCAGCATCTTTATGACCTGGCCAATCGCTTCTATCGGGATGCCAGTGAACAAGGCAATCATCTGTTGCTGGACGATGCGACCCAACTGGCAGAGCTTGCCTGGCAGCAAAAGCCGGAATACCTGCCTGGCATCAACCTACTCGCCCGCATTGCACTACAACAAGATAAGCTGAATAAAGCCTGGGAATGGATTGGACTTGGACTGAGCAAAAAGCCTGACAGCGTTACTCTGCTCTACAGTGGCGGCCTGACCGCACTGGCTGAACACGACCTGGATAAAGCCGAAGAGTATTTTGCCGCTGCGTATCGCATTTCCCGGGTTGCTACAAAATCAGCCAATTACCTGGCTCATATTGCGCTGCTGAAAAAAGATTACCTGTTAGCTTTTCAGTATTATCGTGAATTAATCAAAACCCAGGCTGATGATCAGCAAGTAAAAGCTGGATTGTTTTCGGCTGCCGAACAACTGAGTGCCGATTTTTATTCCGACGAACTGGAACAGGATTTATTGCGCTACTTTGAATTCACCGATGTTGATCATTCACAATTACGTTCTCTCACCACCAGTCTGTTAAAACATAAACTGCATTTGTCTGAAACGGGCTGCCCATTGGAGCTGGAAAATCTGGCTACAGATCCATTGTTGCTCACCGCACTAGAAAAGTTCTATTTCTGTGACCCATTACTGGAGAAGCTATTAATCACCCTACGACAAAGTATTTTTATTTCCAGCAGCGCTAAATTATCGATTGAAAGCCAGCTTATTCCACTCGCCAGTGCACTGGCCTGGCAAACCTATTTGAATGAGTCGGTTTGGTATCAAACGGAACAAGAACAAAAGTTGCTCCGTCAGCTTGAAACGTTATTGTCACGCATGATCATCATGCCGGATTTGAGCAATCACGATTTATACCCGGTTTTATTACTGGTTTTAATGTATCAGCCACTACAACAGTGCTCATTTGCACATCAGTTGAATCATGAAGCACTGGCCTGGCCCATTACCTTAGGCCCATTAATTGAACAAGCGATGGTTGCCGTTAATACTCAGGAACAACATCGCCAACAGCTGACGCGTTTTGGTAATAGCAATAACGTCGTATCGGCTAAAGTTGCACAACAATATGATCTGAATCCTTACCCTCGCTGGGTCGATATTGGTTATAGCCAGCCCTCCGACTATTGTCAGGCGCTGACTCAGATCTTCCCGGAAAAATTTAAAACATTATCCTTACCGTCGCCAACACAGGTATTGGTGGCAGGCTGCGGCACTGGCCGACATGCGCTCAGGCTGGCTCGTTATTTTTATAACATGCAGGTCACGGCGGTTGATTTAAGCGAACAAGCACTGGCGTATGCCAGCAGTAAAGCGCAACAATATCAAATCAATAATATTGAATTTTTACAGGGTGACTTATTGCTCAGTGAACGCCTGGGGCAACAATTTGATGTCATTGAATGTTCCGGCGTATTGCATCATATGGAAAACCCAGCAGCGGGTTTAGCAGCCGTTAATAAACAACTAAAACCGGGTGGCTTATTAAAAATTGCCTTATATAGCCGTGCAGCACGCCGCTGTATTGAAGAGTTGCGTGAACAGCTTGCGGATCACCTACCGGAAACGGCCCATGATATGCGCCTGGTCCGTGAAGCGTTATTAAATGGCTCGTTAGGTAACGAATGGAACACTGTGATCAGCTCGCCAGACTTTTACAGCTTGAGTGCTTGCCGTGATTTATTATTCCACCAGCAAGAACACACATACGATTGTGAAGAGTTACAACAGCTGATTAACAACGAAGGCCTGGAATTTATTGGCATGATTCCGCAAGGTGAATCAGAAAAGCTGGCACAATAG
- the fliS gene encoding flagellar export chaperone FliS, whose protein sequence is MYNSGIKSGAKQYQQVNGTSEVLDADPHRLIQLLMEAALTRMSQAKGAIERNEMDTKANLLGRVMEIIQTLQDSLDHSNGGDISANFERLYDYMNRRLLEASSLNDLDMIDEVMGLLLEVKSGWDGIRQEYLDSTHGRSPVSAADQESRLTSQVTA, encoded by the coding sequence ATGTACAATTCAGGTATTAAGTCAGGTGCTAAGCAGTATCAGCAGGTTAATGGTACCTCTGAGGTTCTGGATGCTGACCCTCATCGCCTTATTCAGCTATTGATGGAAGCTGCACTGACACGCATGTCTCAGGCAAAAGGGGCGATTGAACGTAACGAGATGGATACCAAAGCCAACTTGTTAGGGCGTGTGATGGAAATTATTCAGACACTGCAAGATAGCCTGGATCATTCTAATGGTGGTGATATTTCTGCTAACTTTGAACGACTGTACGACTACATGAATCGTCGTTTGCTGGAAGCCAGCAGCCTGAATGACCTGGATATGATTGATGAAGTGATGGGATTATTGCTGGAAGTTAAAAGTGGTTGGGATGGTATTCGTCAGGAATATCTTGATTCAACCCATGGTCGCAGTCCGGTCTCTGCTGCGGATCAGGAAAGTCGTTTAACCAGTCAGGTTACTGCCTGA